The following are from one region of the Alicyclobacillus fastidiosus genome:
- a CDS encoding PBSX family phage terminase large subunit, translating to MSQPTTIDVRKTIGSGYGRFWNFKGRYRVVKGGRASKKSATAALWFIYNMMKYPKANTLVIRKTYNAHKDSTYAQLKWAINRLGVRHLWDVKKSPLEITYKPTGQKILFRGLDDPMSITSITVDNGYLCWCWFEEAYQVLNEDDFDKIDMSIRGDTGELFKQLTLTFNPWNEKHWLNKRFFQADDPNILAMTTNYTCNEFLGDDDRDLFEWMKQNSPRRYRIEGLGDWGIAEGAVFENWEVREFDWHEIAKRKASVGCYGLDFGFKVDPSAFIAIIADPETKELYFFDEHYQKAMMNDAIAEMIKRKGYAKELITADSADQKSIEDIRRYGIGGIIAAQKGPDSIRHGIQRLQQYKIIVHPDCENTIIELSNYVWATGADGSMLGKPIDDFNHILDAARYATERLDKPVDVKTNLKRAPSTLPGGGIRRKRF from the coding sequence ATGAGCCAACCGACGACGATTGACGTTCGCAAGACGATTGGCAGCGGCTACGGACGCTTTTGGAATTTCAAAGGTCGCTATCGTGTCGTGAAGGGTGGCCGGGCCTCCAAAAAGAGCGCTACGGCTGCATTGTGGTTCATCTACAACATGATGAAGTACCCCAAGGCCAACACGTTGGTCATCCGCAAGACGTACAACGCGCACAAAGACTCCACGTACGCGCAGTTGAAATGGGCTATCAACCGCCTTGGTGTCCGCCATCTGTGGGACGTGAAGAAAAGCCCCTTGGAGATCACCTATAAGCCAACCGGCCAGAAGATATTGTTTCGCGGCCTCGACGACCCTATGTCGATCACGTCCATCACGGTCGACAATGGCTACCTGTGCTGGTGTTGGTTTGAAGAAGCGTACCAGGTATTGAACGAGGACGACTTCGACAAAATCGACATGTCTATCCGTGGTGACACCGGGGAATTGTTCAAGCAACTCACACTCACCTTCAACCCCTGGAATGAAAAGCATTGGCTCAATAAGCGATTTTTCCAAGCGGATGACCCGAACATTCTCGCCATGACCACCAACTACACATGTAACGAATTCCTTGGTGACGATGACCGAGATCTATTCGAGTGGATGAAACAGAACAGCCCGAGACGTTACCGCATCGAGGGTTTGGGCGATTGGGGAATTGCTGAAGGGGCCGTGTTCGAAAATTGGGAAGTACGGGAGTTTGATTGGCATGAGATTGCGAAGCGCAAAGCGTCTGTTGGTTGTTATGGCCTTGACTTTGGGTTTAAGGTCGACCCCTCGGCGTTCATTGCGATAATTGCAGATCCCGAAACAAAGGAACTCTATTTCTTCGATGAGCACTATCAAAAAGCCATGATGAATGACGCGATTGCCGAGATGATCAAGCGCAAAGGTTACGCCAAGGAACTCATTACGGCTGATTCTGCGGACCAGAAGAGCATCGAGGATATCCGGCGATACGGTATAGGTGGCATTATAGCGGCGCAGAAGGGGCCTGACAGTATACGTCACGGTATCCAACGTCTGCAGCAGTATAAAATCATCGTTCATCCCGACTGCGAGAACACCATCATCGAGTTGAGCAACTACGTGTGGGCAACGGGTGCTGACGGTTCCATGCTCGGTAAGCCGATTGATGATTTTAACCATATTCTCGACGCGGCTAGGTACGCAACAGAGCGGCTGGACAAACCGGTGGACGTGAAAACAAACCTCAAACGCGCGCCGTCAACGTTACCTGGTGGCGGCATAAGGCGAAAACGTTTCTAG
- a CDS encoding BC1881 family protein, giving the protein MQHQPMRRAVPDTMQLQHELSQREGVSTYQVPPHETYIIQIGAETIQGTGPAIVTVNID; this is encoded by the coding sequence ATGCAGCATCAACCGATGAGAAGAGCGGTACCTGACACTATGCAACTGCAACACGAACTGTCGCAAAGAGAAGGGGTGAGCACGTACCAGGTGCCACCCCATGAAACATACATTATCCAAATCGGAGCAGAAACCATTCAAGGAACTGGTCCGGCCATTGTTACAGTGAATATTGATTAA
- a CDS encoding Holliday junction resolvase RecU, which produces MKSLRTRRKVENGLLSVAIQSHANRGRSLETMLNMTNSQYRRNNWALVDKIPTPIKKLRDYSRGTFIAVWESKSSVDYQGVYNGRALVFEAKMCREEKRFPLANIHDHQIAYLEQAEQQGAITFLIIDFSKLDEVYLVPGQYVVKYWHNAQAGERKSIPIEAIRELGMRVRTGRGVILDYLAVVDKLWKRVG; this is translated from the coding sequence GTGAAATCACTGCGTACTCGTCGCAAAGTGGAAAATGGATTGTTGTCCGTCGCCATCCAGTCGCATGCCAACCGCGGACGCTCGCTTGAAACGATGCTCAACATGACTAACAGCCAATACCGGCGGAACAATTGGGCGCTGGTGGACAAGATACCGACGCCGATCAAGAAACTCCGTGACTATAGTCGCGGTACATTCATCGCAGTGTGGGAGAGCAAATCATCTGTCGACTACCAAGGCGTGTACAATGGCCGGGCGTTGGTTTTTGAGGCGAAAATGTGCCGGGAAGAGAAACGTTTCCCTCTGGCCAACATCCACGACCACCAGATAGCGTACTTGGAGCAAGCCGAACAGCAGGGAGCCATTACGTTCCTTATCATCGACTTCTCAAAGTTGGATGAGGTGTATTTGGTACCCGGTCAGTACGTCGTGAAGTACTGGCATAACGCACAGGCCGGAGAGAGGAAGTCGATTCCTATCGAGGCTATCAGGGAATTAGGAATGCGAGTGAGAACGGGGCGCGGAGTGATTCTGGATTATTTGGCCGTGGTGGACAAGCTGTGGAAGCGCGTTGGATAG